The Cyclobacterium amurskyense genome contains the following window.
AAGGGCAAAGGTTCTGTTTAGAAATGTGGTGTCTTCCTTAAGCAAAGAAAAAGAACCGCTTACATCGAGGTTGGTTCCAAATACAAATGGCTCTCTGGCTTCTACATTTAAATTTTGAGAGTATTGACTTAGACGCTGCCAATTCAGCACATAATCTCTACCTCTACCTGCTATATTGTATAATTGAAGATCAAACTGACCTGTTACCAGCCATTTGTTCGCTTCAATCTCATTAGGGAGCAAACCTACAATCCCATCCAGACTATTGATCTTTCGATCATTTACGGGCAAATAGATTGTCGCCTCTTCATTTTGAAAGGACAGTTCCGGATTACTCACAACACTTATATAAGGTATGTTTTTAATGGCTTTGGTGGCATCCATCACTTTCTTTTGAGAGAAAGGCTCACCTGGCATAACACCTAGCTTTCTGGCCAAATAAATCGCCTTGGTTTTGGAATTCCCGGTGACCCGAAGGGTATCGAAAGTAATCAATGGCCCCTTGTCCATAAAAATACTTGCTGAAATACCATTGTCTATTTGGCGAATGCTATCAAGCTTGACTGAGATAAAAGGGTACCCATTGTTTTGCCCGATATCAAGGATTTTATCCATTAATTTTTTAAACTCTTTGTACCGAAATGGCCTTTCTGATACTGACAAAAGTGGATGGTTTAACCTGGATAAGATCCATGGCTCTAGATTGCCTTTACCTAAGGTAAGCCACTTGGCCTGAATGCCTGTTTCTACCTCTAGGACAATTTCTTGCTCATTTGAATAAGTGAGTTTTAGCTCAGGATGAAAATAACCTTCTAACTGCAAGGAGTCTTTAACAGATTGTGAATAATCGACAACTCCAAGACTGTCCGGAAATGAGGCTGTCATTTCATTCAAGAGCTTACCATCACTAAACAGTTTTGTATTTAGCGTGTAAGCAGTTTCTTGTGCCATTACTGTTAATGCTGTAAAGGACACTACAACAAAAAAAATATAAACAACCTTTTTTACCAAACACCCCTCACCTTCATTTGGAGTGTATAGACAGCATCTGAAGCGGTGATAAACAATGTCTTCCTATCTCCTGCGCCAAAACAAACATTAGCTGTCCATTTCGCATCTACTGGAATATGCCCAATCTTATCTCCTCTATTGTTAAAAATGGTCACACCCTCACCGGTAAGGTAAAGATTACCTCTATTGTCAATGGTCATTCCATCAGAGCCCATTTCCACAAAAACCTGTCTATTGGTCAAATAACCATCTTCCTCTATATCGTAAACATAGGTTTTCTTTGCACCGATATCGGCCACATACAATTTCTTTCCATCGTAAGACCCTACAATCCCATTTGGTTTAACAAGGTTTTCATCTACTCTGAAAAATTGCAAGCCATCTTTGCCAAGGTAATAAAGGTGGTTTCCATCTTGCTGCATCGCAGGATCTCTTTCCCAATAACTCCTTTCATAAAGGGGATCTGTTAAATAAATCCCACCTCGAGGATTAATCCATAAATCATTGGGTCCATTTAGTTTTTTGCCCTTAAAATTTTCAATCAAAACCTTTGACTTTCCTTCTTTATCGAAAGACCAAAGCTGATTATCCATATCTGCACAGGCAATTAACTCACCCTCACGGTTAAAGTACAAGCCATTGGCTCTTCCTGAGGCATCAGTAAATTCAATTATCTCTCCAGTTCCAAATTTCCACTGGTATATTTTATTGTTTGGCTGATCTGTAAAAAACACATTGCCTTCTCTGTCTACAGCAGGTCCCTCTGTAAAACCATATCCATTTCCCACTTTGACTAATTCAGCATTTTTTGCTACCAGACTCTTTTTGACTTCTATCTGGGCAGAAACAGGGAAAGAGAAGATAACAGACAACAAACAAATCAACGGAAATACTCGATTCATATTCATCAATAGCATTGGTTAGGGTTCTTTTTTTCTGACACTTACAAAATTAAGGCAATTATCACCAAAAACTAAAACCTAAACCCAATTATCTTTAACTTTGCACTTGAGTAATAAATAATGATCAATTATGTCTTGCTCCTAACTGTTCCCAAAGTCCATCTTGGTATCATTTAAGTCTTACTTTAACTGCTGCATTTTAGTAAAATAAAGAGGAGAGTGAAGCTTTTATCAACTTAATACCCAGCACAGCATTTGGGACAGCCTTTATTACACTAAATCCACTTTATGTCCGGCATCTATATCCATGTTCCATTTTGCCTACAAGCTTGCCGTTATTGTGATTTTCACTTTAGCACCAACAGGCTGAACCTTAAAGAAATGGTAGACATGATTTGCCTGGAATTGGTAGAAAGAAAAAGCTATCTATCAATGGAACCTCTCATTGAAACCATCTATTTTGGAGGAGGAACTCCCTCAATTTTACCAATTGAACAGCTTAGAAAAATCTGGGATACCATTCAGGATAATTACGATTGCAATATTCAGGAAGCTACACTCGAAGCCAACCCTGACGATCTGAACGACAAAAAACTTTCGGAACTTTTGTCATTAGGAATAGATCGATTAAGTATTGGCATTCAAAGTTTTCACGATTCAGTTTTGCAGTTTTACAACCGTTCACACAATGCCGAAGAATCGCTCAATGTGATTCAAAAGGCTAGAAATGCAGGGTTCAAAACACTTTCTATGGACCTGATTTATGGATTCCCCCATGAAGACCATAGTTTGTGGGAAAAAGATTTGGAGGCCACTTTGGAACAAAACCCAGAACACATCAGCAGTTACTGCCTTACAGTCGAACCCAAAACTGTGTTGGGTGTCTGGGAAAAA
Protein-coding sequences here:
- a CDS encoding POTRA domain-containing protein — encoded protein: MAQETAYTLNTKLFSDGKLLNEMTASFPDSLGVVDYSQSVKDSLQLEGYFHPELKLTYSNEQEIVLEVETGIQAKWLTLGKGNLEPWILSRLNHPLLSVSERPFRYKEFKKLMDKILDIGQNNGYPFISVKLDSIRQIDNGISASIFMDKGPLITFDTLRVTGNSKTKAIYLARKLGVMPGEPFSQKKVMDATKAIKNIPYISVVSNPELSFQNEEATIYLPVNDRKINSLDGIVGLLPNEIEANKWLVTGQFDLQLYNIAGRGRDYVLNWQRLSQYSQNLNVEAREPFVFGTNLDVSGSFSLLKEDTTFLNRTFALNIGYQLGPSTYLSFFGKRQAGDLLAISGYETSTSLPEIADFRYNSYGATFTFNGVDDIILPKQGWQSTTTFGLGNKQILENTGLPAELYEGITKTSLQYYVQTNLAYHHRWPQNLGLKLALNAGEMNNSNLLLNDLFRLGGLRSIRGFNENYFYTNRYMYLNVEPRFYFGTYSYFLLFTDVGRVENKVGNTPGEWPFSFGGGLNLETSGGIFKFVYALGQAGSQPLGFNYSRIHFGFTGRF
- the hemW gene encoding radical SAM family heme chaperone HemW, which codes for MSGIYIHVPFCLQACRYCDFHFSTNRLNLKEMVDMICLELVERKSYLSMEPLIETIYFGGGTPSILPIEQLRKIWDTIQDNYDCNIQEATLEANPDDLNDKKLSELLSLGIDRLSIGIQSFHDSVLQFYNRSHNAEESLNVIQKARNAGFKTLSMDLIYGFPHEDHSLWEKDLEATLEQNPEHISSYCLTVEPKTVLGVWEKKGKFKEATEEFQAEQFEILQQYLKEAGYIQYEISNFAKENAYSIHNSNYWKGIPYLGVGPGSHSFDGFHRGHNLSNNGKYIKLLQSGMLAFEIDHLSKEDRINEYILTALRTIWGINTKWLEKQYNFNLLLLHSENLKSFKEQGMIQIEEGMITLSDKGKLLADYIASKLFI
- a CDS encoding SMP-30/gluconolactonase/LRE family protein, coding for MNRVFPLICLLSVIFSFPVSAQIEVKKSLVAKNAELVKVGNGYGFTEGPAVDREGNVFFTDQPNNKIYQWKFGTGEIIEFTDASGRANGLYFNREGELIACADMDNQLWSFDKEGKSKVLIENFKGKKLNGPNDLWINPRGGIYLTDPLYERSYWERDPAMQQDGNHLYYLGKDGLQFFRVDENLVKPNGIVGSYDGKKLYVADIGAKKTYVYDIEEDGYLTNRQVFVEMGSDGMTIDNRGNLYLTGEGVTIFNNRGDKIGHIPVDAKWTANVCFGAGDRKTLFITASDAVYTLQMKVRGVW